GACCAGGAGTCGGTCAGGATTGTCCAGAGCATGCCGCTTTTAAGGACAGGCAGGCTCAACATCACCATGAACCCTAAGACACAAAGGGTGACAGCCGCACATAAAAAAGATGCACCGGCAAAAACCGCCGGTGCACATTTATCTTTTAACGACATTAGTTGACAGGAATGAATCCCATCTCGGAAACAATCTTCTGACCTTCGGGACTAAGCAGATAGGAGATCAATTTTTTGGCAAGCCCTGTATATTCGTCTTTGGTATTGCTGTAAAGACCTCTGGCAACCTTGTATTCGCCGGATTGAACCGTTTCCAACGTAGGCGTGACCCCATCCAATGCAATCGGTGCAACTGTTTCATCCATATACCCCACAGAGACGTATCCAATGGCATAGGGATCATTGGTAACAGCCGCTTTCATGGCGCCGTTGGACGCAACAAAATTGGCTTTCCCGGGAATATCCCCTTTACCCAATGCTTTTTTCCAAAAAACCGCACGGGTACCCGAAGACTTATCCCTTGTGTAAATATTGATAGGCCGGTCTTCACCGCCAACTTCCTTCCAGTTTACAATTTTCCCGGCATAGATGCCCTTGAGCTGTTCACTGGAGAGCGCCTTGACCGGATTTGACGGGTGAACCACCGTGCCCACTCCGTCAATGGCCCATTTATACATGGAAAGATTATACTTTGAAACTTCTTCATCCGTGGCTTTACGACCGGAGTTGCCGATATCCACCAGGCCTTCTCCCACCTGTTTGATACCGGCTCCTGATCCGCCGCCGGCAATGGTGATTTGGATATCGGAATTCATTGTCATAATCCGCTTGGCCGCCTCTTTCATGACTGGGATATGAGCTGTACCCCCAGCGATGCGCAACACCCCTTTTTCGCCCTTAAATGCGTCAAGCTCGGATGCACTTAGGATACCTGCCGTAAATGTAATTCCAATCAATACAACAAACCATGGGAACAGTTTAAAGACCTGTTTCATTTTTCTCTCCTTGTTTTTTATTTAAAATTACGATTAGAATAATAAATAAGTACAATAAATCTTGATATTTTTCCAGCGTGCGTCAGAAAAAATCAACCACGAACGAAGAATTTGCCGACAATTTAAGGCCGAAAACGCTATTATCCCGAGGGCTATTTTAAGACAGCTCTTTTGACAGATTATAACAGTATAGTTGTAAATGGATCCTTGCCTTTTATACGATAAATCGTAAAATCACGGTCAATGGTTGCAACCACATGTATTTGTTTTTTTTCAGCAAGCAACACAAGACATGAATCTGCAAAATCCATGGGCAGATCCCGGTATTTTTCAGTTAATGATCTAATTCTTTGAAAGTCTCTATTATGAATGTCAGCAATTTCAACCCCACCACGGTTCACCCATTCAATAAAATCCAATTGGGCGTTTCGATTAAAATCGAGTAAATGCAAGACTTCTGTGATTGAAGCAATAGTGGTGATAAGCAGCACCTGGTTGGATTGAATAAACTCGACCGTTTTTTGATGATATTTGTCCGAAGAATCGAACAATGCAATCAAAGGACCGCTGTCAATGAGAATGCTATGCATTTTTTTTTGCCAGGAGCTTATCTTTTAAAATTTTTTTTCTATCAACAGACAAATTTTTTTGACCACTGGCATATTTACCGAATAAATCCCGGCCAAGTTCCCATGCCGATTGCCTTTCCTGTTTCCCAATATATTCAACAAGACTTTTCCGGATAAGCTCCGATTTTGTAAGGCCAAGATTTTTTGCTAAGGTATTAACCTGTTGCTCAAGTATTGGGTCAAGCCTTAATGTAATCATTTTTCCACCTCCGTAATACGAATTGTAATACAAGAGTATGTTGTATGTCAATTTCCATTTCAAAACAAAAAATTCCTTTTCACCATCTCATAATTAGGCGTACAATCCATACAATTTTTGAGCATTGGATGATGTTGCATCCTTGATAAAAACAATTAAACCACCCTTGTATGGGAGAACATGATGTCCGAATCTGAAATTGAAAATTTAGAAAAACAACTCGAACTGCTTCTTGGTGAATCCGTTCCTGACCAAGCCGTTTATAACATTAATGCAGCCATGGAACTTGCCGGAATTCTTGAAGCCCAAGGGTTTACCTTTAAATTAAAAGACATGTGCCCTAAAAGTATGACCGAAACCAATTGGCGTGCAACATTTCTAAAAGAAGGTTCAGTATTTTCAGCCGAAAACCCCCAATCAGCCATAGCCGTGTGTACGGCAGCTGTTGATGCGCTTAGTCCTTTGTCCGGAAACAAACCAAAATAAATAACAAATGCCAAAAAAAATATTTTATCCGTTCTTGATGGGCCGGAAAAATGATAAAATAATTGATGTTTATTTTACATCTCATGAAGTAAATAAAAAGGCTGGTTTATGAAAAAGATTCCCTACGCAGTAGGTAATTTTGAACAAATCATCAATGAGGGCTACTATTATGTGGACAAGACCCGATACATAGCCGAACTTGAAAACTGGCAGACCCCGATCTTTCTGCGGCCCCGGCGTTTTGGCAAAAGCCTTTGGTGCTCTACCCTGGAATGTTATTACGATATTAACCGCAAAGACAAATTTGACGTCCTTTTTGGCGACACCTGGATTGGACACAATCCTACGCCGCTTAAAAACAGTTTTATGGTACTGCGGATGAATTTTTCCGTGGTTTCAGTGAAACCTGACATCAGCTATATAGAAGACAGTTTTACTTTTACCCAGAGTGTGACAATAAGAACTTTTTTATCATATTATAATGAATATTTCGAAAAACAACCGGATATCCCTGAACGTTCCATTGCAGATCAATTACAGTTTATTATCGAAACCATTAAAAACAACAATCTACCGCCTCTTTACATCATCATTGATGAGTACGACAACTTTACCAACCAGCTTGTCACGACCCAAAATGAGGGTCTGTATAAAAATTTAACCACAGGCGATTCTTTTTTGCGTTCTTTTTTTAAAGTCATCAAATCCGGCATTGAACTACAAAGCGTGGGCAAGATCTTCATTACCGGGGTGCTGCCCATCACCATTGACGACCTTACATCAGGGTTTAACATTGCCGAAATTGTCACCCTAGAAAAAAGGCTTGTGAACATGCTCGGATTTACCCATACGGAAACCCGAGACTATCTTGGGCGTGTCTTTGATTCCTGCGGGTTGGA
This window of the uncultured Desulfobacter sp. genome carries:
- a CDS encoding phosphate ABC transporter substrate-binding protein, whose protein sequence is MKQVFKLFPWFVVLIGITFTAGILSASELDAFKGEKGVLRIAGGTAHIPVMKEAAKRIMTMNSDIQITIAGGGSGAGIKQVGEGLVDIGNSGRKATDEEVSKYNLSMYKWAIDGVGTVVHPSNPVKALSSEQLKGIYAGKIVNWKEVGGEDRPINIYTRDKSSGTRAVFWKKALGKGDIPGKANFVASNGAMKAAVTNDPYAIGYVSVGYMDETVAPIALDGVTPTLETVQSGEYKVARGLYSNTKDEYTGLAKKLISYLLSPEGQKIVSEMGFIPVN
- a CDS encoding PIN domain-containing protein, yielding MHSILIDSGPLIALFDSSDKYHQKTVEFIQSNQVLLITTIASITEVLHLLDFNRNAQLDFIEWVNRGGVEIADIHNRDFQRIRSLTEKYRDLPMDFADSCLVLLAEKKQIHVVATIDRDFTIYRIKGKDPFTTILL
- a CDS encoding CopG family transcriptional regulator; translated protein: MKWKLTYNILLYYNSYYGGGKMITLRLDPILEQQVNTLAKNLGLTKSELIRKSLVEYIGKQERQSAWELGRDLFGKYASGQKNLSVDRKKILKDKLLAKKNA